From Amycolatopsis sp. YIM 10, the proteins below share one genomic window:
- a CDS encoding dolichyl-phosphate-mannose--protein mannosyltransferase, with protein sequence MTALLTRPSGDGAYPDPVDEHAPRSDREAVLLGRPMPADRLRGWVVTLVLVVIGGVIRFQNLGFPTDKGTPVFDEKHYVPQAWQMLRNGGYEDNYGYELIVHPPVAKQLIAIGEWLFGYNGWGWRFSAALAGTVLILLVIRIARRLTRSTFLGGVAGVLVICDGVLHLQSRMGMLDIFSALFVVAAFGCLLLDRDQVRERMALAVREGWADESPYGPRLGFRWWRFTGGVMIGLSLGVKWSGLYYIIAFGLLCVAFDVAARRAAGVPRPWLGTLRRDVAPALWGLVAIPVLVYLGTWTFWFASETATDRHLVELDNIQPWWIFGWVPDALASLVHYSLHVLDFHSGLKTPENDPHPWESKPWTWPMGLRPMLYSYESGASAAGCGEAECVRATMLIGTPAMWWLALPVLGWGLWRSLFRADWRYAAVVVAYLAGLLPWFINLDRQMYFFYATPMAPFLALGLTLVLGQVLGAVQQGFERRGTGLLVVSLYVGMVVANFAWLWPILNGDSITNEHWQSELWLPSWR encoded by the coding sequence GTGACCGCACTCCTGACGCGCCCGTCCGGCGACGGCGCGTACCCGGATCCGGTCGACGAGCACGCCCCGCGCTCGGATCGCGAGGCCGTCCTGCTGGGCCGCCCGATGCCGGCCGACCGGCTCCGCGGCTGGGTGGTCACGCTGGTGCTGGTGGTCATCGGCGGGGTGATCCGGTTCCAGAACCTCGGCTTCCCGACCGACAAGGGCACCCCGGTCTTCGACGAGAAGCACTACGTGCCGCAGGCGTGGCAGATGCTGCGCAACGGCGGGTACGAGGACAACTACGGCTACGAGCTGATCGTGCACCCGCCGGTGGCCAAGCAGCTGATCGCGATCGGCGAATGGCTCTTCGGTTACAACGGCTGGGGCTGGCGGTTCTCCGCCGCGCTGGCCGGCACCGTGCTCATCCTGCTGGTCATCCGGATCGCCCGCAGGCTGACCAGGTCCACCTTTCTCGGTGGCGTGGCCGGTGTGCTGGTCATCTGCGACGGCGTGCTCCACCTGCAGTCGCGCATGGGCATGCTGGACATCTTCAGCGCCTTGTTCGTGGTGGCCGCCTTCGGCTGCCTCCTGCTCGACCGCGACCAGGTGCGCGAGCGGATGGCGCTGGCCGTGCGCGAGGGCTGGGCCGACGAGTCGCCGTACGGGCCGCGGCTCGGCTTCCGCTGGTGGCGGTTCACCGGCGGGGTGATGATCGGGCTCTCGCTCGGCGTCAAGTGGTCGGGGCTGTACTACATCATCGCGTTCGGCCTGCTCTGCGTCGCCTTCGACGTGGCGGCCCGCCGCGCCGCGGGCGTGCCCCGGCCGTGGCTGGGCACGCTGCGGCGCGACGTCGCCCCCGCGCTGTGGGGCCTGGTCGCCATCCCGGTGCTGGTCTACCTGGGCACCTGGACCTTCTGGTTCGCCAGCGAGACCGCCACCGACCGCCACCTGGTCGAACTGGACAACATCCAGCCGTGGTGGATCTTCGGCTGGGTGCCGGACGCGCTCGCCTCGCTCGTGCACTACTCGCTGCACGTGCTGGACTTCCACTCCGGACTGAAAACCCCGGAGAACGACCCGCACCCGTGGGAGTCGAAGCCGTGGACGTGGCCGATGGGGCTGCGCCCGATGCTCTACTCCTACGAATCCGGTGCGAGCGCGGCTGGCTGCGGTGAAGCCGAGTGCGTGCGCGCCACCATGCTGATCGGCACCCCGGCGATGTGGTGGCTGGCGCTGCCGGTGCTCGGGTGGGGGCTGTGGCGCTCGTTGTTCCGTGCCGACTGGCGCTACGCCGCCGTGGTGGTCGCCTACCTGGCCGGTCTGCTGCCGTGGTTCATCAACCTCGACCGCCAGATGTACTTCTTCTACGCCACGCCGATGGCCCCCTTCCTGGCGCTCGGCCTGACCCTGGTGCTCGGGCAGGTGCTCGGCGCGGTGCAGCAGGGGTTCGAGCGAAGAGGCACCGGTCTGCTCGTGGTGTCGTTGTACGTCGGCATGGTGGTGGCGAACTTCGCCTGGCTGTGGCCGATCCTGAACGGCGATTCGATCACCAACGAGCACTGGCAGTCCGAGCTGTGGCTGCCGTCCTGGCGCTGA
- the rsmI gene encoding 16S rRNA (cytidine(1402)-2'-O)-methyltransferase — protein sequence MSEAGRLVLAATPLGDVGDASRRLVEALATADVIAAEDTRRLRNLAGALEVTPSGRVVSFYEDVETARLPKLLEAIRDGETVLLVTDAGMPSVSDPGYRLVAACVEEDLPVTCLPGPSAVTTALALSGLASDRFCFEGFAPRKSGEKAKWLSGLATEPRTTVFFESPHRLASTLRDAVEVLGAERRAAVCRELTKTYEEVKRGSLGELADWADEGVRGEITVVLAPAPPRSIGVADLVAEVADRVAAGERLKSAAAEVAEATGVSKKELYDAVLAARKRARE from the coding sequence ATGTCCGAAGCCGGGCGGCTGGTGCTCGCCGCGACGCCGTTGGGGGACGTGGGTGACGCGTCCCGGCGGTTGGTCGAAGCGCTGGCCACGGCCGATGTGATCGCCGCCGAGGACACCCGGCGCCTGCGCAATCTCGCCGGCGCGCTGGAGGTCACGCCGTCGGGCCGGGTGGTCAGCTTCTACGAGGACGTGGAGACCGCGCGCCTGCCGAAGCTGCTGGAGGCGATCCGCGACGGCGAGACCGTGCTGCTGGTCACCGACGCCGGAATGCCGAGCGTGTCCGATCCCGGGTACCGGCTGGTGGCGGCCTGCGTCGAGGAGGACCTGCCGGTCACCTGCCTGCCGGGGCCGTCCGCGGTGACCACCGCGCTCGCGCTGTCCGGCCTGGCCTCGGACCGGTTCTGCTTCGAGGGGTTCGCGCCGCGCAAGAGTGGCGAAAAGGCCAAGTGGCTCAGTGGCCTGGCCACTGAGCCACGCACCACCGTTTTTTTCGAGTCGCCGCACCGGCTGGCGAGCACGCTGCGCGACGCGGTCGAGGTGCTCGGCGCCGAGCGGCGGGCGGCCGTGTGCCGGGAGTTGACCAAGACCTACGAAGAGGTCAAGCGCGGTTCGCTCGGCGAGCTGGCGGACTGGGCCGACGAGGGCGTGCGCGGGGAGATCACCGTGGTTCTCGCGCCCGCACCGCCGCGCTCGATCGGCGTGGCGGACCTGGTCGCCGAGGTCGCGGACCGGGTCGCCGCCGGCGAACGGCTCAAGTCGGCGGCGGCCGAGGTGGCCGAAGCCACCGGCGTCTCGAAGAAGGAGCTGTACGACGCGGTGCTGGCCGCGCGTAAGAGGGCACGCGAATAG
- a CDS encoding propionyl-CoA synthetase yields MAQYAETYQRSMSDPEGFWLAAAEGIDWTKQPSRALDDSAAPLYRWFPDGELNTSYNALDRHLADRGEQTALIHDSPVTGTTSHYTYRELHAAVARFAGALRSLGVAHGDRVIIYMPMVPEAVIAMLACARLGAVHSVVFGGFAPKELAARVEDAKPKVIVAASCGIEPTRVVEYKPIIEGALRVTEHQPDRVVVLQRDAARAELGERDVDWHELVEGATPADPVPVAATDPLYILYTSGTTGKPKGVVRDNGGHAVALAWSMGAIYDIHPGDVWWTASDVGWVVGHSYIVYAPLLIGATTVLYEGKPVGTPDAGAFWRVIAEHGVKALFTAPTALRAIKKVDPDATELAKYDLSEFGTLFLAGERLDPETYHWAKEKLGTPVIDHWWQTETGWPISANPRGVEAMPVKPGSSTVPVPGYHVRILDQEGNDLPAGKEGAIAIKLPLPPGTLPTLWGDDDRYVEAYLSRYEGHYLTGDSGFLDEDGYLFVMGRTDDVINVAGHRLSTGSMEAVLAAHPAVAECAVIGVRDALKGQLPRGFVVLKSGVDIDGEQLREELVAAVRRDIGPVAAFRDVSVVDALPKTRSGKILRKTMRGIADGRDEPVPSTIEDPAVLDALRSVLRSE; encoded by the coding sequence ATGGCCCAGTACGCCGAAACCTATCAGCGGAGCATGAGCGATCCCGAGGGTTTCTGGCTGGCCGCCGCCGAGGGGATCGACTGGACGAAGCAGCCGTCCCGAGCGCTCGACGACTCGGCCGCACCGCTCTACCGCTGGTTCCCGGACGGCGAACTGAACACGTCGTACAACGCGCTCGACCGGCACCTGGCCGACCGCGGTGAGCAGACCGCGCTCATCCACGACTCCCCCGTCACCGGCACGACCAGCCACTACACCTACCGCGAGCTGCACGCGGCCGTCGCCCGCTTCGCCGGTGCGCTGCGCTCACTCGGTGTCGCCCACGGTGACCGGGTGATCATCTACATGCCGATGGTGCCCGAGGCGGTGATCGCGATGCTGGCGTGCGCGCGGCTGGGCGCGGTGCACTCGGTGGTCTTCGGCGGCTTCGCCCCGAAGGAGCTGGCGGCCCGCGTCGAGGACGCCAAGCCCAAGGTCATCGTGGCCGCGTCCTGCGGCATCGAGCCGACGCGGGTGGTCGAGTACAAGCCGATCATCGAGGGCGCGCTGCGCGTGACCGAGCACCAGCCGGACCGGGTCGTGGTGCTCCAGCGCGACGCCGCCCGCGCCGAACTCGGCGAGCGCGACGTCGACTGGCACGAACTCGTCGAGGGCGCGACCCCGGCCGATCCGGTGCCGGTCGCCGCGACCGATCCGCTGTACATCCTCTACACCTCGGGCACCACCGGGAAGCCGAAGGGCGTGGTACGCGACAACGGCGGGCACGCGGTCGCGCTGGCCTGGTCGATGGGCGCGATCTACGACATCCACCCCGGGGACGTCTGGTGGACCGCCTCCGACGTCGGCTGGGTGGTCGGGCACTCCTACATCGTCTACGCGCCGCTGCTGATCGGGGCGACCACGGTGCTCTACGAAGGAAAACCGGTCGGCACCCCGGACGCGGGCGCGTTCTGGCGGGTGATCGCCGAACACGGGGTCAAGGCGCTGTTCACCGCGCCGACCGCGTTGCGCGCGATCAAGAAGGTCGACCCCGACGCGACCGAGCTGGCCAAGTACGACCTTTCCGAGTTCGGCACGCTGTTCCTCGCCGGAGAACGCCTCGATCCCGAGACCTACCACTGGGCGAAAGAAAAACTCGGCACCCCGGTGATCGACCACTGGTGGCAGACCGAAACCGGCTGGCCGATTTCGGCGAACCCGCGCGGAGTCGAGGCGATGCCGGTGAAGCCGGGTTCGTCCACCGTGCCGGTGCCCGGTTACCACGTGCGCATCCTGGACCAGGAAGGCAACGACCTGCCCGCCGGGAAGGAAGGCGCCATCGCCATCAAACTCCCGTTGCCGCCGGGCACCTTGCCCACGCTCTGGGGCGACGACGACCGGTACGTCGAGGCCTACCTCTCGCGTTACGAAGGCCATTACCTCACCGGCGATTCCGGTTTCCTCGACGAGGACGGCTATCTCTTTGTCATGGGCCGCACCGACGACGTGATCAACGTGGCCGGGCACCGGCTGTCCACCGGTTCGATGGAGGCCGTGCTGGCCGCGCACCCGGCGGTGGCCGAATGCGCGGTGATCGGCGTGCGTGACGCGCTGAAAGGCCAGCTGCCCAGGGGTTTTGTCGTGCTCAAGTCCGGTGTGGACATCGATGGGGAGCAGCTGCGCGAGGAACTGGTCGCCGCGGTGCGCCGCGATATCGGCCCGGTGGCGGCATTCCGCGACGTTTCCGTGGTGGACGCGCTGCCGAAAACCCGGTCCGGCAAGATTCTCCGCAAGACCATGCGGGGCATAGCGGATGGCCGCGACGAGCCGGTTCCATCGACCATCGAGGACCCGGCGGTACTTGACGCGCTGCGGTCCGTCCTGCGCAGCGAGTGA
- a CDS encoding NAD(P)H-binding protein yields MTILVTGATGNVGGHVLRQLLGRGVPVRALTRNPAAAKLPDGVEVVAGDLAAPETLEAAFDGVSAAYLITFDGSDGAALSTGPQVAKLAIDAGVRHVTMLWSGRPGPFEADIAASGLSWTTLQPVEFMSNTLLWAESIRAEGVVRDPFAGLRSAMVHEADIAAVAVETLLGTGHEGREYVLSGPEVLTVPDKIEQLGAAIGRELRFIELTEEQARARLRDMGASPEAVDHVIGWYADPPVEGYTVVDTVERVTGRPARTFAHWAAENADAFR; encoded by the coding sequence ATGACGATTCTGGTGACCGGCGCGACCGGCAACGTCGGCGGCCACGTGCTCCGGCAACTGCTCGGACGCGGTGTGCCGGTGCGCGCGCTGACCAGGAACCCGGCGGCGGCGAAGCTGCCGGACGGGGTCGAGGTGGTGGCCGGTGACCTGGCCGCCCCCGAAACGCTCGAAGCGGCTTTCGACGGCGTGAGCGCCGCCTACCTGATCACCTTCGACGGATCCGATGGTGCGGCGCTGAGCACCGGACCCCAGGTCGCGAAGCTGGCCATCGACGCGGGCGTCAGACACGTGACCATGTTGTGGAGCGGCCGGCCCGGCCCCTTCGAGGCGGACATCGCGGCCAGCGGGCTGTCCTGGACCACGCTGCAGCCGGTCGAGTTCATGTCCAACACGCTGCTGTGGGCGGAGTCGATCCGCGCCGAGGGTGTGGTCAGGGATCCGTTCGCCGGGTTGCGCAGTGCGATGGTGCACGAAGCCGACATCGCCGCCGTCGCGGTGGAGACCCTGCTCGGTACCGGCCACGAGGGCCGCGAGTACGTGCTGAGCGGACCCGAGGTGCTGACCGTGCCCGACAAGATCGAGCAGCTCGGCGCCGCCATCGGCCGCGAACTACGGTTCATCGAGCTGACCGAGGAGCAGGCCAGGGCGCGGCTGCGGGACATGGGCGCCTCACCGGAGGCCGTCGACCACGTCATCGGCTGGTACGCCGACCCGCCGGTGGAGGGCTACACCGTGGTGGACACCGTCGAGCGGGTCACCGGCCGTCCGGCGAGGACCTTCGCGCACTGGGCGGCCGAGAACGCCGACGCCTTCCGGTAG
- a CDS encoding chitinase, translating to MSPRRSPLAVLTGVVLLLLALLPATAGAAVPNKHLTGYWQNFVNGAKPQKLADVPAAYDVIVLAFANSDPARPGAVTFGVDPGLASAVGGYTDAGLKADIAAKKAAGKSIVLSIGGEKGNVDLSSPSNVTAFVDTFTAIAQSFGIQGLDVDLEHGLNVANTASAIKQLRSRLGDGFLLTMAPQTIDVQPGGRYLQLIEQTKDLITVVHTQYYNSGSMLGCNDQVVHQGGVDFITAQACFLLRTLRPDQVSLGLPASASAAGSGYVNPTVVNNALSCLAKRTNCGTYVPETAFPSIGGVMTWSTNWDATSGGAFSTPVRAHLDSLG from the coding sequence ATGTCCCCGCGCAGGTCCCCGCTCGCCGTGCTCACCGGGGTGGTGCTGTTGCTGCTCGCCCTGCTGCCCGCCACCGCGGGCGCGGCGGTGCCGAACAAGCACCTCACCGGTTACTGGCAGAACTTCGTCAACGGCGCGAAGCCGCAGAAGCTCGCCGACGTCCCCGCCGCCTACGACGTGATCGTGCTGGCCTTCGCCAACTCCGATCCGGCGAGACCGGGCGCGGTGACCTTCGGCGTCGATCCTGGCCTGGCCAGTGCGGTCGGCGGGTACACCGACGCCGGCCTCAAGGCCGACATCGCCGCGAAGAAGGCGGCGGGCAAGTCGATCGTGCTGTCCATCGGCGGGGAGAAGGGCAACGTCGACCTCAGCTCACCGTCGAACGTGACCGCCTTCGTCGACACCTTCACCGCGATCGCGCAGTCGTTCGGCATCCAGGGCCTGGACGTGGACCTGGAGCACGGGCTGAACGTCGCGAACACCGCGAGCGCGATCAAGCAACTGCGGTCCCGCCTCGGTGACGGCTTCCTGCTGACCATGGCGCCGCAGACCATCGACGTGCAGCCCGGCGGGCGGTACCTGCAGCTGATCGAGCAGACCAAGGACCTGATCACCGTGGTGCACACGCAGTACTACAACTCGGGCAGCATGCTCGGCTGCAACGACCAGGTGGTGCACCAGGGCGGCGTCGACTTCATCACCGCGCAGGCCTGCTTCCTGCTGCGCACGCTGCGGCCAGACCAGGTGTCGCTCGGCCTGCCGGCCTCGGCGTCGGCGGCAGGCAGCGGTTACGTGAACCCGACCGTGGTGAACAACGCGCTGAGCTGCCTGGCCAAGCGCACGAACTGCGGCACCTACGTACCGGAAACGGCCTTCCCGTCGATCGGTGGCGTGATGACCTGGTCGACCAACTGGGACGCCACCAGCGGCGGCGCCTTCTCCACCCCGGTACGCGCCCACCTGGACTCACTGGGCTGA
- a CDS encoding serine/threonine-protein kinase — MDSFASSLLSFAYEVFGPGFCPGGAVWATSMAGALIALFPVAGAVIVALIRKFTGNRYDPTMMAVIGLVAGFFTLIMPWLLFIGVSSNFSAARAGENVDLSAGLTEELSISRCDFIGKQSDYLGGGQNVYEALFYPSGGLAYGYYLGALIGLPALALLFTMLLARTALRRGPKWPARFFWIPFVLMFFFSIGVSANTAVHLWLGFLPIIVLGIMPVALVGPPAWSTLQRSERPPERRPVEPPRQQPPPYVPPPPSQQRQLPPPQPAKEYPKTALAQTPEPVPAESPGLANTPGPMPVPPGSSGSASSGRYRRVRRLGHGGFGTVWEAVDNQLGRTIALKIAHAPDRDTVERMQREARALAVVNHPNCVKVYDLVEEPDGLALVMEYLEGQPLGAAVDSGGPLDDVAAGRLWATMAGALSAAHEKGVLHRDVKPSNVILDPGGIAHLIDFGIARSKGDSQLTATGMMIGTPDFTAPETAAGAPASPASDAWQLAATVSYALSGQPPRGTRETPMAALMAAARAEPANKLPQRSVHSRLLIASLDPEPRRRPTLASVRKEVEGWLSRAGKSPDGPVTRVVPRAH; from the coding sequence GTGGATTCATTCGCGAGCTCGTTGCTGTCGTTCGCATACGAGGTGTTCGGGCCTGGTTTCTGCCCGGGTGGCGCGGTGTGGGCGACCAGCATGGCGGGCGCGCTGATCGCGTTGTTCCCGGTGGCGGGCGCGGTGATCGTGGCGCTGATCCGGAAGTTCACCGGGAACCGGTACGACCCGACGATGATGGCCGTGATCGGCCTGGTCGCCGGGTTCTTCACGCTGATCATGCCGTGGCTGTTGTTCATCGGGGTGTCGAGCAACTTCAGCGCCGCCCGGGCCGGTGAGAACGTCGACCTGTCCGCCGGGCTGACCGAGGAGCTGAGCATCTCGCGGTGCGACTTCATCGGTAAGCAGAGCGACTACCTCGGCGGCGGTCAGAACGTCTACGAGGCGCTGTTCTACCCGTCGGGCGGACTCGCCTACGGTTACTACCTCGGTGCGCTGATCGGGCTCCCCGCGCTCGCCCTGCTCTTCACCATGCTGCTGGCGCGCACCGCGCTGCGCCGCGGGCCGAAGTGGCCCGCCCGGTTCTTCTGGATCCCGTTCGTGCTGATGTTCTTCTTCAGCATCGGGGTCTCCGCGAACACCGCGGTGCACCTGTGGCTGGGTTTCCTGCCGATCATCGTGCTGGGCATCATGCCGGTGGCGCTGGTCGGGCCGCCCGCGTGGTCGACGCTGCAACGGTCGGAACGGCCGCCGGAGCGACGGCCGGTGGAGCCGCCGCGGCAGCAACCGCCGCCGTACGTGCCGCCGCCCCCTTCGCAGCAGCGGCAGCTACCCCCGCCGCAACCGGCGAAGGAGTACCCGAAGACCGCGCTGGCGCAGACCCCGGAACCGGTTCCCGCGGAGAGTCCCGGCTTGGCCAACACGCCCGGCCCGATGCCGGTTCCGCCCGGTTCGAGCGGTTCGGCGAGCAGCGGCCGGTACCGCCGCGTCCGGCGGCTCGGGCACGGCGGCTTCGGCACCGTGTGGGAAGCCGTGGACAACCAGCTCGGCCGCACGATCGCGCTGAAGATCGCGCACGCGCCGGACCGCGACACGGTGGAGCGCATGCAGCGCGAGGCGCGGGCGCTGGCCGTGGTGAACCATCCGAACTGCGTGAAGGTCTACGACCTGGTCGAGGAGCCCGACGGGCTCGCGCTGGTGATGGAGTACCTGGAGGGTCAGCCGCTGGGCGCCGCCGTGGACAGCGGCGGCCCGCTGGACGACGTGGCCGCGGGACGGCTGTGGGCGACCATGGCCGGCGCGCTGTCGGCGGCGCACGAGAAGGGTGTGCTGCACCGCGACGTGAAGCCGTCGAACGTGATCCTGGACCCGGGCGGCATCGCGCACCTGATCGACTTCGGCATCGCGCGCAGCAAGGGCGACTCGCAGCTGACCGCCACCGGCATGATGATCGGCACGCCGGACTTCACCGCGCCGGAGACCGCGGCGGGCGCGCCCGCCTCCCCGGCCTCGGACGCCTGGCAGCTGGCCGCGACGGTCAGCTACGCCCTCTCCGGCCAGCCGCCGCGCGGCACCAGGGAAACGCCGATGGCCGCACTGATGGCCGCGGCGCGGGCGGAACCGGCGAACAAGCTGCCCCAGCGGAGCGTGCACTCGCGTCTGCTGATCGCCTCGCTGGACCCGGAACCCCGGCGCCGCCCGACGCTGGCCTCGGTGCGGAAGGAAGTCGAAGGCTGGCTGTCGCGCGCGGGCAAGTCACCGGACGGTCCGGTCACCCGGGTGGTCCCGCGCGCGCACTGA
- a CDS encoding QsdR family transcriptional regulator, which translates to MVSTKPDVTDAFSLARQWFLAGRRIDMQELAAELKVGRATLFRWVGNREQLLGEVIWSITERTFDRHNRAVDGSGGARIAEVVGTYVRTVNNDEPFREFLRREPERALRLLTTKASLVQRRTIAAVESMLIEEIDRGTLDPPLPVHDLAYLIVRIAESFIYTDIISGEEPDADKAREAVAALLR; encoded by the coding sequence GTGGTATCGACCAAACCGGACGTGACGGACGCGTTCAGCCTGGCGCGCCAGTGGTTCCTGGCCGGGCGGCGGATCGACATGCAGGAGCTGGCCGCCGAGCTGAAGGTGGGCCGGGCCACCCTGTTCCGCTGGGTCGGCAACCGGGAGCAGCTGCTCGGCGAGGTCATCTGGTCCATCACCGAGCGCACCTTCGACCGGCACAACCGGGCGGTCGACGGCTCGGGCGGCGCGCGGATCGCCGAGGTCGTCGGCACCTACGTGCGCACGGTCAACAACGACGAGCCGTTCCGCGAGTTCCTGCGGCGCGAGCCGGAGCGCGCGCTGCGGCTGCTCACCACGAAGGCCAGCCTCGTGCAGCGCCGCACCATCGCGGCGGTCGAGTCGATGCTGATCGAGGAGATCGACCGGGGCACGCTGGACCCGCCGCTGCCGGTGCACGACCTGGCCTACCTGATCGTGCGGATCGCCGAGTCGTTCATCTACACCGACATCATCTCCGGCGAGGAACCCGACGCCGACAAGGCGCGGGAAGCCGTCGCCGCGCTACTTCGCTGA
- a CDS encoding beta-N-acetylhexosaminidase, with product MSALLGAAVLAVSAVATTGVATAAPEEAAAQSNSGGTQLADVLPAPVEVKPNGQSKFWLTPLSRIHTQPGSKEARQVGDHLAGLLRPATGYPLKVSSAPSWVPGISLLLGGADQRIGDQGYQLDSSITGVTIRANSAAGLFNGAQSLRQLFGTKIEAKTPQRTAWSVAGGRIVDYPRFGYRGAFLDLARHFHTPDEIRAYIDHVAQYKINYLHLHLTDDQGWRIQIDSWPKLTTVGGGPGTGVDGVGAGYLTKADYAALNKYAAERQITIVPEIDMPGHTNAAQSTYAELNCDGVAPPPRTDIEVGYSSLCIDDELTYKFVEDVIRELAAMTPGPYLHIGGDEAHATTDEDFKKFMERVIPMTAKYGKKPFGWHEIAKANSPATTTPQYWWSTPDGDAAVAEAVKRGSKVLVSPANKAYLDMKYDENTKLGLKWAGYIEAKTAYDWDPGTFVPGVPESSVLGVEAPLWSETLRNINDIEFMAFPRLTAIAELGWSPRAKHNWENYRDRVAKQGPRWTAQGIDFYRSPQIDWK from the coding sequence TTGTCCGCCTTACTCGGGGCGGCCGTACTGGCCGTGTCGGCGGTGGCCACGACCGGAGTCGCCACGGCGGCTCCCGAAGAAGCGGCGGCCCAGTCGAACTCGGGCGGAACCCAGCTGGCCGACGTGCTGCCCGCGCCGGTCGAAGTCAAGCCCAACGGGCAGTCCAAGTTCTGGCTGACCCCGCTCAGCCGCATCCACACCCAGCCGGGTTCGAAGGAGGCCAGGCAGGTCGGTGACCACCTGGCCGGCCTGCTGCGCCCGGCCACCGGTTACCCGCTCAAGGTCAGCTCGGCGCCGTCGTGGGTGCCCGGCATCTCGCTGCTGCTCGGCGGGGCCGACCAGCGCATCGGTGACCAGGGCTACCAGCTCGACTCGAGCATCACCGGGGTGACCATCCGGGCCAACTCGGCCGCCGGGCTGTTCAACGGCGCGCAGTCGCTGCGTCAGCTGTTCGGTACCAAGATCGAGGCCAAGACCCCGCAGCGCACCGCCTGGTCGGTGGCAGGCGGGCGGATCGTGGACTACCCGCGCTTCGGTTACCGCGGTGCGTTCCTGGACCTGGCCCGGCACTTCCACACCCCGGACGAGATCCGCGCCTACATCGACCACGTCGCCCAGTACAAGATCAACTACCTGCACCTGCACCTGACCGACGACCAGGGCTGGCGCATCCAGATCGACAGCTGGCCGAAGCTGACCACGGTCGGCGGCGGACCGGGCACCGGCGTGGACGGCGTCGGGGCGGGTTACCTGACCAAGGCCGACTACGCGGCGCTGAACAAATACGCCGCCGAGCGGCAGATCACCATCGTGCCCGAGATCGACATGCCGGGGCACACCAACGCGGCGCAGTCCACCTACGCCGAGCTGAACTGCGACGGGGTCGCCCCGCCGCCGCGCACGGACATCGAGGTCGGGTACTCCTCGCTGTGCATCGACGACGAGCTGACCTACAAGTTCGTCGAGGACGTCATCCGCGAGCTGGCGGCCATGACCCCCGGCCCGTACCTGCACATCGGCGGGGACGAGGCGCACGCGACCACGGACGAGGACTTCAAGAAGTTCATGGAGCGCGTCATCCCGATGACGGCCAAGTACGGCAAGAAGCCGTTCGGCTGGCACGAGATCGCCAAGGCCAACTCACCGGCCACCACCACCCCGCAGTACTGGTGGAGCACGCCGGACGGCGACGCCGCCGTGGCCGAGGCCGTCAAGCGGGGCAGCAAGGTCCTGGTTTCGCCGGCCAACAAGGCGTACCTGGACATGAAGTACGACGAGAACACCAAGCTGGGCCTGAAGTGGGCCGGTTACATCGAGGCGAAGACCGCCTACGACTGGGACCCGGGCACCTTCGTCCCCGGTGTGCCCGAGTCGTCGGTGCTCGGTGTGGAAGCCCCGCTGTGGTCGGAAACCCTGCGGAACATCAACGACATCGAGTTCATGGCGTTCCCGCGGCTGACCGCGATCGCCGAACTCGGCTGGTCGCCGCGGGCCAAGCACAACTGGGAGAACTACCGCGACCGGGTCGCCAAGCAGGGCCCCCGGTGGACCGCCCAGGGCATCGACTTCTACCGATCGCCGCAGATCGACTGGAAGTGA